A single window of Labeo rohita strain BAU-BD-2019 chromosome 4, IGBB_LRoh.1.0, whole genome shotgun sequence DNA harbors:
- the zmp:0000001020 gene encoding NACHT, LRR and PYD domains-containing protein 12 isoform X2 yields METQMEAPGKVSLSEEGEKSVVVHYQNQRAASPEPSCVSMKSDGSMRHPPDLSDETFNTRQKRSQTESCSASSCVSMKSDGSMRHPPDLSDEAMTTDPVVDRDDQTKILTQVLHHLVDDELQTVIEKHKSSMKKKCESLFEPVKLQDNQTLLNKIYTQLYIIEGESEWVNEEHKVLHVEKSPRTQHSQDTLIYCNDIFKPLTEPGFDKKDKLKVVLTKGIAGIGKSVSVQKFILDWAEGKANQDIDFMFVLPFRELNLIQDDQYSLHKLLLDFHPKLQELNPRIFEESEVVFIFDGLDESRITLMFSDNEKVSDVTQTSTVGVLISNLLKGELLPSAFIWITSRPAAAEQIPSKYINRVTEIQGFDEPQKEEYFRKRISDEDQVSRVISHIRKARSLHIMCHIPVFCCISATVLEKILKQGTEIPQTLTEMYIHFLLIQTSMKNQKYEEGDTQKLMQSNREVIVKLGELAFKQLMKGNVMFYEEDLRDCCIDITAAVYSGICTEIFKQESVIQHRKVYCFIHLSFQEFLAAFYVFFSHLMKNMEPLQLFLHEECEHSENKQERSRRNALCELLTSAATKTLKNKNGHLDLFLRFLLGISLESNQRLLQDLLTYTENSSETIKETAQYIKDRINCYNLSADRSISLFLCLLEVNDQTLCTEIQEFVKSDQHSEKRLSPVHCSAIAYMFQMSEEVLDKFEPTKYNTSYEGRWRLIPAVMNCKKALLAGCCLSNQHCETVCSALQSSNSYLRELDMSNNDLLDLGVRLLCAGLKNSHCHLNILRLAGCRLTDSHCEHLSSAIQSPNSRLCELDLSNNVLQNSGVKLLCAGLENSYCQLNILRLAGCCLSDHHCESLSSALQSSNSCLRELDLSNNDIHDSGVKLLSAGLKNAHCQLNILRLAGCRLTSQCCESLSSVLQSSDSHLRELDLSNNDLQDSGVMLLAAGLESSQSPVKTLRLVICNLTDLCCESLSSALQSPNSCLRELDLSNNDLQDSGVKLLCTGLKSTQCQLNILRLSGCKMTEESCRYVCSALTSNPSHLRELDLSYNHPGESGVKLLTDTLNNALDNLNVDHGGELRIAAGLQKYAWDLTLDPNTANSHLILSEENRKVTYVEESQSYPDHAERFDGWPQVLCRESLSGRCYWEAEWSGYAVTSVAYIGICRKGWNEFSEFGYNRNNRNSWSLICSDSFIACHDNKETVIHVPPCSSKRIGVYVDWSAGTLSFYSVSNTLTHLHTFTSTFTEPLYAGFGVYRSNSSVALCDIKKPYTHLTEVNVKACLSSHKS; encoded by the exons TGTGGATAGAGATGATCAGACTAAAATCCTGACGCAGGTTCTTCACCATCTAGTTGATGATGAACTACAGACAGTCAtagaaaaacataaaagcaGCATGAAGAAAAAGTGTGAGAGCTTATTTGAGCCAGTCAAACTACAAGATAATCAAACCCTCCTAAACAAGATCTACACACAACTATACATCATAGAGGGAGAGAGTGAATGGGTAAATGAAGAACACAAGGTTTTACATGTTGAGAAATCACCCAGAACACAACACTCACAAGATACTCTAATCTACTGTAACGATATCTTTAAACCAttaactgaaccaggatttgaCAAGAAAGACAAGTTAAAGGTTGTTCTTACTAAAGGCATTGCTGGAATTGGAAAAAgtgtctctgtgcagaagttcattctggATTGGGCTGAGGGAAAAGCTAATCAGGATATAGATTTTATGTTTGTGCTTCCATTTCGAGAGCTAAACTTGATTCAAGATGATCAGTACAGTCTTCACAAACTTTTGCTTGACTTTCATCCTAAACTTCAAGAACTGAACCCAAGGATTTTTGAGGAGAGCGAAGTTGTGTTCATCTTcgatggtctggatgaaagcagaatTACACTGATGTTTTCAGACAATGAGAAAGTTTCTGATGTGACTCAGACTTCAACAGTGGGTGTGTTGATATCAAACCTCCTAAAAGGAGAACTGCTTCCCTCTGCtttcatctggatcacctccagaccagcagcagccgaACAGATCCCTTCCAAGTACATTAACCGTGTGACAGAAATTCAGGGATTTGATGAGCctcagaaggaggaatattttaggaagagaatcagtgatgaGGATCAAGTTAGCAGAGTTATATCTCATATTAGAAAAGCAAGaagcctccacatcatgtgccacatacCAGTCTTCTGTTGTATCTCAGCCACTGTTCTTGAGAAAATTCTGAAACAAGGTACAGAAATACCacaaactctgactgaaatgtacatccacttcctgctCATTCAGACAAGCATGAAGAATCAGAAGTATGAAGAGGGAGATACACAGAAGCTTATGCAGTCCAACAGAGAAGTGATTGTGAAACTTGGTGAACTggctttcaaacagctgatgaagggtAATGTCATGTTCTATGAGGAGGACTTGAGAGACTGTTGCATAGACATCACTGCCGCCgtgtattctgggatttgcactgagatcttTAAGCAGGAATCTGTGATTCAGCACAGAAAAGTGTACTGCTTCATACATCTGAGCTTTCAGGAGTTTCTAGCTGCTTTCTATGTGTTTTTCTCCCATTTGATGAAGAACATGGAGCCATTGCAGTTGTTTCTACATGAAGAATGTGAACATTCTGAAAATAAGCAAGAGCGGTCTCGGAGAAACGCTTTGTGTGAACTACTAACTTCAGCTGCCACTAAAACTCTTAAGAATAAAAATGGACACCTGGATCTTTTTCTGCGGTTCCTGCTAGGCATctcactggagtccaatcagagactcttacAGGATCTACTGACATACACAGAGAACAGCTCAGAAACCATCAAAGAAACCGCACAGTACATTAAAGACAGAATCAATTGTTATAATCTCTCAGCTGATAGATCCATCAGTCTGTTTCTCTGTCTACTAGAAGTGAATGATCAGACTCTGTGCACAGAGATTCAGGAGTTTGTAAAATCAGACCAACACTCAGAGAAGAGACTCTCTCCTGTTCACTGCTCAGCAATAGCCTACATGTTTCAGATGTCAGAAGAGGTGCTGGATAAGTTTGAGCCTACAAAATACAACACATCATATGAGGGGAGATGGAGACTGATACCAGCTGTAATGAACTGCAAAAAAGCTCT GCTCGCTGGATGCTGTCTCTCTAATCAGCACTGTGAAACTGTGTGTTCAGCTCTACAATCATCAAATTCCTATCTGAGAGAGCTGGAcatgagtaacaatgacctgctgGATTTAGGAGTGAGGCTGCTCTGTGCTGGACTGAAGAATTCACACTGTCATCTCAACATATTGAG ACTTGCTGGATGTCGTCTAACTGATAGCCACTGTGAACATTTGTCATCAGCTATACAATCCCCAAACTCCCGTCTGTGTGAGttggacctgagtaacaatgtCCTTCAGAATTCTGGAGTGAAGCTACTCTGTGCTGGACTGGAGAATTCCTACTGTCAACTAAACATACTGAG ACTTGCTGGATGTTGTCTCTCTGATCACCACTGTGAAAGTTTGTCTTCAGCTCTACAATCATCAAACTCTTGTCTGAGAGaactggacctgagtaacaatgacatACATGATTCAGGAGTCAAGCTACTCTCTGCTGGATTAAAGAATGCGCACTGTCAGCTGAACATACTAAG ATTGGCAGGTTGTAGACTGACTAGTCAATGTTGTGAAAGTTTATCGTCAGTTCTACAATCATCAGACTCCCATCTGAGAGAGCTGGActtgagtaacaatgacctgcaggattcaggagtgaTGTTGCTTGCTGCTGGACTGGAGAGTTCACAATCACCAGTGAAGACGCTAAG aTTGGTCATCTGTAATCTCACGGATCTATGCTGTGAAAGTTTGTCTTCAGCTCTACAGTCACCAAACTCCtgcctgagagagctggacctgagtaacaatgacctgcaggattcaggagtAAAGCTACTCTGTACTGGACTGAAGAGTACACAGTGTCAACTGAACATACTAAg ATTGTCTGGCTGTAAGATGACCGAGGAAAGTTGTCGTTATGTGTGTTCAGCACTGACTTCGAatccctcacacctgagagagcttgATCtaagctacaatcacccaggagaaTCAGGAGTCAAGCTGCTGACTGATACACTGAACAATGCACTGGACAATCTGAA tgtggatcatggagggGAGCTCAGGATTGCAGCAGGACTACAGAAAT atgcctggGATCTCACGCTAGATCCAAATACAGCAAACAGCCATCTAATTCTTTCTGAGGAGAACAGAAAGGTGACATATGtggaagaaagtcagtcataccCTGATCACGCAGAGAGATTTGATGGATGGCCTCAGGTTCTCTGTAGAGAGAGCCTGTCTGGACGCTGCTACTGGGAGGCTGAATGGAGCGGATATGCTGTTACATCAGTGGCATATATAGGAATCTGCCGAAAAGGATGGAATGAATTCTCTGAGTTTGGATATAATAGGAACAACAGAAATTCCTGGAGTCTGATCTGCTCTGACAGTTTTATTGCCTGTCATGATAATAAGGAAACTGTCATACACGTCCCTCCATGCTCCTCTAAgagaataggagtgtatgtggattgGTCGGCTGgtactctgtccttctacagtgtctctaacacactcacacatttgCACACATTCACATCCACATTCACTGAGCCTCTTTATGCTGGATTTGGGGTTTATCGTTCAAACTCCTCAGTGGCTCTATGTGACATTAAAAAGCCTTACACACATCTGACTGAAGTAAATGTGAAGGCCTGTTTATCTTCACACAAAAGCTGA